In Oncorhynchus clarkii lewisi isolate Uvic-CL-2024 chromosome 24, UVic_Ocla_1.0, whole genome shotgun sequence, one DNA window encodes the following:
- the LOC139383135 gene encoding protein-tyrosine sulfotransferase 1-like isoform X3: MVMMGKLKQNLLVACLVISSVTVFYLGRHAMECHHHIEERSSQPGDQGVLGGLQGPGGVLLGGSLGSSAILRGSRPGGHNLSAPFVYNKDMPLVFIGGVPRSGTTLMRAMLDAHPEVRCGEETRVIPRILAMKQMWSRSGREKMRLDEAGVTDEVLDAAMQAFLLEIIVKHGEPANFLCNKDPFALKSLSYLAKIFPHAKFVLMIRDGRASVHSMISRKVTIAGFDLGSYRDCLTKWNRAIETMYTQCLDASEKCLPVHYEQLVLHPEKWMRTLLKFLDIPWNEAVLHHEELIGKAGGVSLSKVERSTDQVIKPVNVEALSKWVGKIPADVLRDMPVIAPMLSRLGYDPHANPPNYGRPDPKVLDNTRRVFKGEFQLPEFLREQSQSQTRQRWTEEDIQ; this comes from the exons ATGGTGATGATGGGGAAGCTGAAGCAGAACCTGCTGGTGGCCTGTCTGGTCATCAGCTCAGTCACAGTCTTCTACTTGGGTCGTCATGCCATGGAGTGTCACCACCACATCGAGGAGCGCAGCAGCCAGCCTGGGGACCAAGGGGTTCTGGGGGGCCTTCAGGGGCCGGGAGGGGTCCTCCTGGGCGGCTCGCTGGGCTCCTCCGCCATCCTGCGGGGCTCCAGACCCGGGGGCCATAACCTCTCCGCTCCATTCGTCTACAACAAGGACATGCCCCTAGTGTTCATTGGAGGGGTTCCCAGGAGTGGGACCACGTTGATGAGAGCCATGCTGGACGCTCACCCCGAGGTTCGTTGTGGAGAGGAGACCAGGGTTATTCCACGTATCCTGGCCATGAAACAGATGTGGTCGCGGTCGGGGAGGGAGAAGATGCGTCTGGACGAGGCCGGGGTGACGGACGAGGTCCTGGACGCCGCCATGCAGGCCTTCCTCCTGGAGATCATCGTGAAGCACGGCGAGCCCGCCAACTTCCTCTGTAACAAGGACCCCTTCGCTCTGAAGTCCCTCTCCTACCTGGCTAAGATCTTCCCGCACGCCAAGTTTGTGCTCATGATCCGGGACGGACGCGCCTCGGTCCATTCGATGATCTCGCGTAAGGTGACGATCGCTGGCTTTGACCTGGGCAGCTACAGAGACTGCCTGACCAAGTGGAACAGGGCCATAGAGACCATGTACACTCAGTGCCTGGATGCCTCAGAAAAGTGCCTGCCTGTGCATTATGAACAGCTGGTGCTCCATCCAGAGAAGTGGATGAGGACGCTGCTCAAATTCCTGGACATTCCCTGGAACGAGGCGGTGCTTCACCATGAGGAACTCATAGGGAAAGCAGGTGGTGTTTCCCTCTCCAA ggtggAGAGGTCTACAGACCAGGTGATCAAGCCGGTCAACGTGGAGGCCTTATCCAAGTGGGTGGGCAAGATCCCTGCGGACGTACTGAGAGACATGCCCGTCATCGCCCCCATGTTGTCCCGTCTGGGGTACGACCCCCACGCCAACCCTCCCAACTACGGCCGGCCAGACCCCAAGGTCCTTGACAACACCAGGAGG
- the LOC139383135 gene encoding protein-tyrosine sulfotransferase 1-like isoform X4: protein MVMMGKLKQNLLVACLVISSVTVFYLGRHAMECHHHIEERSSQPGDQGVLGGLQGPGGVLLGGSLGSSAILRGSRPGGHNLSAPFVYNKDMPLVFIGGVPRSGTTLMRAMLDAHPEVRCGEETRVIPRILAMKQMWSRSGREKMRLDEAGVTDEVLDAAMQAFLLEIIVKHGEPANFLCNKDPFALKSLSYLAKIFPHAKFVLMIRDGRASVHSMISRKVTIAGFDLGSYRDCLTKWNRAIETMYTQCLDASEKCLPVHYEQLVLHPEKWMRTLLKFLDIPWNEAVLHHEELIGKAGGVSLSKVERSTDQVIKPVNVEALSKWVGKIPADVLRDMPVIAPMLSRLGYDPHANPPNYGRPDPKVLDNTRRLQKTPEKPNPPQSQTRQRWTEEDIQ, encoded by the exons ATGGTGATGATGGGGAAGCTGAAGCAGAACCTGCTGGTGGCCTGTCTGGTCATCAGCTCAGTCACAGTCTTCTACTTGGGTCGTCATGCCATGGAGTGTCACCACCACATCGAGGAGCGCAGCAGCCAGCCTGGGGACCAAGGGGTTCTGGGGGGCCTTCAGGGGCCGGGAGGGGTCCTCCTGGGCGGCTCGCTGGGCTCCTCCGCCATCCTGCGGGGCTCCAGACCCGGGGGCCATAACCTCTCCGCTCCATTCGTCTACAACAAGGACATGCCCCTAGTGTTCATTGGAGGGGTTCCCAGGAGTGGGACCACGTTGATGAGAGCCATGCTGGACGCTCACCCCGAGGTTCGTTGTGGAGAGGAGACCAGGGTTATTCCACGTATCCTGGCCATGAAACAGATGTGGTCGCGGTCGGGGAGGGAGAAGATGCGTCTGGACGAGGCCGGGGTGACGGACGAGGTCCTGGACGCCGCCATGCAGGCCTTCCTCCTGGAGATCATCGTGAAGCACGGCGAGCCCGCCAACTTCCTCTGTAACAAGGACCCCTTCGCTCTGAAGTCCCTCTCCTACCTGGCTAAGATCTTCCCGCACGCCAAGTTTGTGCTCATGATCCGGGACGGACGCGCCTCGGTCCATTCGATGATCTCGCGTAAGGTGACGATCGCTGGCTTTGACCTGGGCAGCTACAGAGACTGCCTGACCAAGTGGAACAGGGCCATAGAGACCATGTACACTCAGTGCCTGGATGCCTCAGAAAAGTGCCTGCCTGTGCATTATGAACAGCTGGTGCTCCATCCAGAGAAGTGGATGAGGACGCTGCTCAAATTCCTGGACATTCCCTGGAACGAGGCGGTGCTTCACCATGAGGAACTCATAGGGAAAGCAGGTGGTGTTTCCCTCTCCAA ggtggAGAGGTCTACAGACCAGGTGATCAAGCCGGTCAACGTGGAGGCCTTATCCAAGTGGGTGGGCAAGATCCCTGCGGACGTACTGAGAGACATGCCCGTCATCGCCCCCATGTTGTCCCGTCTGGGGTACGACCCCCACGCCAACCCTCCCAACTACGGCCGGCCAGACCCCAAGGTCCTTGACAACACCAGGAGG
- the LOC139383135 gene encoding protein-tyrosine sulfotransferase 1-like isoform X5, with product MVMMGKLKQNLLVACLVISSVTVFYLGRHAMECHHHIEERSSQPGDQGVLGGLQGPGGVLLGGSLGSSAILRGSRPGGHNLSAPFVYNKDMPLVFIGGVPRSGTTLMRAMLDAHPEVRCGEETRVIPRILAMKQMWSRSGREKMRLDEAGVTDEVLDAAMQAFLLEIIVKHGEPANFLCNKDPFALKSLSYLAKIFPHAKFVLMIRDGRASVHSMISRKVTIAGFDLGSYRDCLTKWNRAIETMYTQCLDASEKCLPVHYEQLVLHPEKWMRTLLKFLDIPWNEAVLHHEELIGKAGGVSLSKVERSTDQVIKPVNVEALSKWVGKIPADVLRDMPVIAPMLSRLGYDPHANPPNYGRPDPKVLDNTRRSQTRQRWTEEDIQ from the exons ATGGTGATGATGGGGAAGCTGAAGCAGAACCTGCTGGTGGCCTGTCTGGTCATCAGCTCAGTCACAGTCTTCTACTTGGGTCGTCATGCCATGGAGTGTCACCACCACATCGAGGAGCGCAGCAGCCAGCCTGGGGACCAAGGGGTTCTGGGGGGCCTTCAGGGGCCGGGAGGGGTCCTCCTGGGCGGCTCGCTGGGCTCCTCCGCCATCCTGCGGGGCTCCAGACCCGGGGGCCATAACCTCTCCGCTCCATTCGTCTACAACAAGGACATGCCCCTAGTGTTCATTGGAGGGGTTCCCAGGAGTGGGACCACGTTGATGAGAGCCATGCTGGACGCTCACCCCGAGGTTCGTTGTGGAGAGGAGACCAGGGTTATTCCACGTATCCTGGCCATGAAACAGATGTGGTCGCGGTCGGGGAGGGAGAAGATGCGTCTGGACGAGGCCGGGGTGACGGACGAGGTCCTGGACGCCGCCATGCAGGCCTTCCTCCTGGAGATCATCGTGAAGCACGGCGAGCCCGCCAACTTCCTCTGTAACAAGGACCCCTTCGCTCTGAAGTCCCTCTCCTACCTGGCTAAGATCTTCCCGCACGCCAAGTTTGTGCTCATGATCCGGGACGGACGCGCCTCGGTCCATTCGATGATCTCGCGTAAGGTGACGATCGCTGGCTTTGACCTGGGCAGCTACAGAGACTGCCTGACCAAGTGGAACAGGGCCATAGAGACCATGTACACTCAGTGCCTGGATGCCTCAGAAAAGTGCCTGCCTGTGCATTATGAACAGCTGGTGCTCCATCCAGAGAAGTGGATGAGGACGCTGCTCAAATTCCTGGACATTCCCTGGAACGAGGCGGTGCTTCACCATGAGGAACTCATAGGGAAAGCAGGTGGTGTTTCCCTCTCCAA ggtggAGAGGTCTACAGACCAGGTGATCAAGCCGGTCAACGTGGAGGCCTTATCCAAGTGGGTGGGCAAGATCCCTGCGGACGTACTGAGAGACATGCCCGTCATCGCCCCCATGTTGTCCCGTCTGGGGTACGACCCCCACGCCAACCCTCCCAACTACGGCCGGCCAGACCCCAAGGTCCTTGACAACACCAGGAGG